One Euphorbia lathyris chromosome 1, ddEupLath1.1, whole genome shotgun sequence DNA segment encodes these proteins:
- the LOC136203153 gene encoding agamous-like MADS-box protein MADS2 isoform X1, with amino-acid sequence MGRGRVELKRIENKINRQVTFAKRRNGLLKKAYELSILCDAEVALIIFSSRGKLFEFCSTSSMVKTLERYHKSSYGGLEATQPSNETQSNYQDYLKLKARVEVLHRSQRNLLGEDLGALTARELEQLEDQLETSLKQIRSTMTQTMVDQLAVLQNREQQLVEVNKALKMKLHGNNSQVQGGVSWESETHTNFPYPRLLPHSEAFFHTLQIGYNPMGADHEGNVGAAEAQHVNVTGNGFVPGWML; translated from the exons ATGGGGAGAGGAAGAGTTGAGTTGAAGAGGATAGAGAACAAAATAAACAGGCAAGTTACATTTGCTAAGAGAAGAAATGGTTTGCTTAAAAAGGCTTATGAACTTTCAATCCTCTGTGATGCTGAAGTTGCTCTTATTATCTTCTCTAGCCGAGGCAAACTCTTTGAATTCTGCAGCACCTCtag CATGGTGAAAACACTTGAAAGGTACCATAAAAGCAGTTATGGCGGTCTGGAAGCAACCCAACCTAGCAACGAGACGCAG AGCAATTATCAGGACTATCTCAAACTAAAAGCTAGAGTTGAGGTCCTTCATCGGTCTCAGAG gAACCTTCTTGGGGAAGATTTGGGGGCCTTAACCGCAAGGGAGCTAGAGCAGCTTGAGGATCAACTCGAGACTTCCCTTAAACAAATAAGGTCAACTATG ACACAGACAATGGTTGATCAGCTTGCTGTTCTGCAAAACAGG GAGCAACAACTAGTTGAAGTGAACAAAGCCTTGAAGATGAAG TTGCATGGAAATAATTCGCAAGTCCAGGGTGGAGTATCATGGGAATCTGAAACACATACTAACTTTCCTTATCCTCGTCTTCTACCTCACTCTGAAGCCTTCTTCCACACCCTGCAAATTGG ATACAATCCAATGGGTGCAGATCATGAAGGTAATGTTGGTGCTGCTGAAGCACAGCATGTTAATGTTACTGGAAATGGATTCGTTCCTGGTTGGATGCTTTAA
- the LOC136203153 gene encoding agamous-like MADS-box protein MADS2 isoform X2, producing the protein MGRGRVELKRIENKINRQVTFAKRRNGLLKKAYELSILCDAEVALIIFSSRGKLFEFCSTSSMVKTLERYHKSSYGGLEATQPSNETQSNYQDYLKLKARVEVLHRSQRNLLGEDLGALTARELEQLEDQLETSLKQIRSTMTQTMVDQLAVLQNREQQLVEVNKALKMKGGVSWESETHTNFPYPRLLPHSEAFFHTLQIGYNPMGADHEGNVGAAEAQHVNVTGNGFVPGWML; encoded by the exons ATGGGGAGAGGAAGAGTTGAGTTGAAGAGGATAGAGAACAAAATAAACAGGCAAGTTACATTTGCTAAGAGAAGAAATGGTTTGCTTAAAAAGGCTTATGAACTTTCAATCCTCTGTGATGCTGAAGTTGCTCTTATTATCTTCTCTAGCCGAGGCAAACTCTTTGAATTCTGCAGCACCTCtag CATGGTGAAAACACTTGAAAGGTACCATAAAAGCAGTTATGGCGGTCTGGAAGCAACCCAACCTAGCAACGAGACGCAG AGCAATTATCAGGACTATCTCAAACTAAAAGCTAGAGTTGAGGTCCTTCATCGGTCTCAGAG gAACCTTCTTGGGGAAGATTTGGGGGCCTTAACCGCAAGGGAGCTAGAGCAGCTTGAGGATCAACTCGAGACTTCCCTTAAACAAATAAGGTCAACTATG ACACAGACAATGGTTGATCAGCTTGCTGTTCTGCAAAACAGG GAGCAACAACTAGTTGAAGTGAACAAAGCCTTGAAGATGAAG GGTGGAGTATCATGGGAATCTGAAACACATACTAACTTTCCTTATCCTCGTCTTCTACCTCACTCTGAAGCCTTCTTCCACACCCTGCAAATTGG ATACAATCCAATGGGTGCAGATCATGAAGGTAATGTTGGTGCTGCTGAAGCACAGCATGTTAATGTTACTGGAAATGGATTCGTTCCTGGTTGGATGCTTTAA